One window of the Montipora foliosa isolate CH-2021 chromosome 4, ASM3666993v2, whole genome shotgun sequence genome contains the following:
- the LOC137999232 gene encoding uncharacterized protein isoform X2, protein MNNQLSFRIQEAGLEVYYDPPRDGDCFYHAAARQLGSSCEAAKNKVFEYLKSNRLNARGDDRMEFICEVDLGNHKVPSDWHKALAVLRKNYVTSMVIQAFADCMRHKIVIVTENGDEDYIKIIEPEGISVGTLYFAHRGEHYVALRPMQEEVQESYCPGVSVVRGKKIVLDVDDGSPEKTAVSEEKVPVSYQKYKCDYCAVTCRSHAKLTRHLKNSHPPTTIKSRRQVEIVAISSSDDESQSTPEVVLVCDSPVKSPKKQLPHSELDKTSRRRTFDINDNDGDKNNVENNQESDINEDDDRSVNVEYTAGDNSDDSDGDLLESPFQKKKKQRKVTEEMWAGVKAEVVEHLPDGIDGLRVFKVPFKHDEKEGRDALRDGRKWKKNCPTQWKGHNRVRYADCSGSHKCCSARCPFRLEFGVVNTTQFSTKKGGSVVCSACNQRALFVKCPARRYISCGSRFTKVFHYGQHTCPVIKPLKKNKTQVRQLIRDNPKIKPSEIQSACVLSAFREQADWSTVEKEVEATLDRQWLSNVKKEMKRKTEPLGHDFEAVVTFKQYCDKKDSFYIYKINDRRGNPDRPSFVFKMGMQKANMAMKMDRNGDHFLKDEFCYFDGKRKRCRGFVTLKASIYHSLLRKQIPLAVMEAESEDTTNIELFWTLFNEVLQNVSGQKDYKFNPVGWCTDMAGVNFAAISKVFGDESAQRMKSCEFHFKDQRNKKAQRLQTDSSDRFKELCDELLKSATEVGYTKAKAALDNFIEESEDHTFLKTWVSWWHERRGFIFRAFAPSNAPEMNQAEVIHAGWAHRDSPNLSLLDVCHADVRDSVIVDTELQTYQAAIRTSGTGPSLAECKRRQHVKELEKAKRIGKELFEDSHDGRFIDPSSQCAPPKNSKRKAKKPPNSRAKAQKSVDPGQIAYSATPQSTVDPFLASSNGPPSMSTVTTTVTSNNSSNLSCISSQWSSLPAFTAFSPETTVPAHASSPQESVPPPYQWHSGLSPYTYEIVRLPSNVQKCYGCSTAFCAKYRNAPDNLVIKHIDRRVIGKNSAGNLIYGSDFTNTYYHPNISHIKRKNPVFTGLVYISPHLYNSLDARCRQVLDSFQLNILLK, encoded by the exons ATGAATAACCAACTGAGTTTCAGAATCCAAGAAGCTGGATTGGAAGTGTACTACGATCCTCCCAGGGATGGAGACTGTTTTTATCATGCAGCTGCTCGTCAATTGGGTTCTAGCTGCGAGGCTGCCAAGAACAAAGTGTTTGAATACTTGAAAAGTAATCGTTTGAAT GCGCGAGGAGACGACCGCATGGAATTTATATGTGAAGTGGACCTGGGAAATCACAAGGTGCCTTCCGATTGGCATAAAGCCTTGGCTGTTCTTAGGAAAAATTACGTAACTTCCATGGTGATCCAAGCTTTTGCTGACTGTATGCGGCACAAAATAGTTATTGTCACCGAAAACGgg GATGAGGATTACATCAAGATCATAGAGCCTGAGGGGATATCGGTTGGAACATTGTACTTTGCGCATAGAGGGGAACATTATGTGGCTCTCAGACCGATGCAA GAGGAAGTCCAAGAAAGTTACTGTCCTGGAGTGAGTGTCGTAAGAGGGAAGAAAATTGTTTTGGATGTGGACGATGGCTCTCCTGAAAAGACCGCCGTTTCAGAGGAAAAGGTTCCAGTCTCTTATCAG AAGTACAAGTGTGATTATTGTGCGGTCACTTGTCGTTCCCACGCTAAGCTCACGAGGCATCTCAAGAACAGCCATCCACCAACCACAATTAAGTCAAGG CGCCAAGTTGAAATAGTGGCCATCAGTTCTTCAGACGACGAATCCCAAAGCACACCTGAAGTTGTTTTGGTCTGCGATTCCCCAGTGAAGAGTCCAAAAAAACAGTTACCCCATTCGGAATTGGACAAAACTAG tCGCAGAAGGACATTTGATATCAATGACAATGATGGCGACAAGAACAACGTTGAAAATAATCAGGAGAGTGACATCAATGAAGACGATGACAGGAGTGTGAATGTTGAGTACACTGCTGGTGATAACAGTGATGACAGTGATGGAGACTTACTTGAATCTccctttcaaaagaaaaaaaagcaaaggaaagtTACAGAGGAAATGTGGGCTGGAGTGAAAGCAGAGGTGGTAGAACATTTGCCAGATGGTATTGACGGCTTGAGGGTGTTCAAGGTGCCGTTCAAACATGACGAAAAAGAAGGTAGAGATGCCCTCAGGGACGGTAGAAAGTGGAAAAAGAACTGCCCAACCCAATGGAAAGGACACAATCGTGTGCGATATGCGGATTGCAGTGGGTCACACAAATGCTGCAGTGCGCGCTGTCCTTTTAGGTTGGAGTTCGGTGTGGTCAATACGACACAATTTAGCACAAAAAAAGGTGGCAGCGTCGTATGTAGCGCCTGCAACCAACGAGCGCTATTTGTAAAATGTCCAGCACGCCGGTATATCAGCTGCGGCTCCCGTTTCACTAAAGTCTTCCATTACGGCCAGCATACGTGTCCTGTAATCAAACCcctgaagaaaaacaaaacccaaGTTAGGCAGCTCATCCGGGACAACCCCAAAATTAAACCGTCGGAAATCCAGTCGGCCTGTGTGTTGTCTGCCTTTCGCGAGCAAGCTGATTGGTCAACAGTAGAGAAGGAAGTAGAGGCTACCCTTGACCGACAAtggctttcaaacgtaaaaaaagaaatgaagagaAAAACAGAACCGCTAGGCCATGATTTTGAAGCAGTTGTGACATTTAAGCAATATTGCGATAAAAAGGATAgtttctacatatataaaatcaaTGACCGCAGGGGGAATCCCGATCGACCCTCCTTTGTCTTCAAAATGGGAATGCAAAAAGCCAATATGGCCATGAAAATGGACAGAAATGGCGACCATTTTCTAAAGGACGAGTTTTGTTACTTTGATGGGAAAAGGAAACGTTGTCGTGGTTTCGTCACTCTTAAAGCAAGCATTTATCACTCGTTACTTAGAAAGCAGATTCCCCTAGCTGTAATGGAGGCGGAAAGCGAAGACACTACGAACATTGAACTCTTTTGGACCCTGTTTAATGAGGTTTTGCAAAACGTTTCGGGGCAAAAGGACTACAAGTTTAATCCAGTCGGCTGGTGCACCGATATGGCGGGGGTCAACTTCGCAGCTATATCCAAGGTGTTTGGCGATGAGTCTGCGCAGCGCATGAAGTCTTGCGAGTTTCACTTCAAAGATCAACGAAATAAAAAAGCGCAGAGATTGCAAACTGATAGCAGTGACCGTTTCAAGGAACTTTGCGACGAGCTTCTCAAAAGCGCAACTGAAGTGGGTTATACTAAAGCAAAAGCTGCCCTTGATAATTTCATCGAAGAGAGTGAAGACcatacttttttaaaaacatggGTGTCGTGGTGGCACGAGAGACGCGGATTCATCTTTAGGGCTTTTGCTCCAAGTAATGCCCCGGAGATGAATCAAGCTGAAGTTATACATGCTGGGTGGGCACACAGGGACTCCCCAAACTTGAGCCTTCTAGACGTCTGCCACGCGGATGTCCGTGATAGCGTCATTGTCGATACAGAACTACAAACATACCAGGCCGCCATTCGAACATCAGGCACAGGACCCTCACTAGCGGAGTGCAAGAGAAGGCAGCATGTCAAGGAACTCGAGAAGGCGAAGCGAATAGGAAAGGAATTATTTGAGGACAGCCACGATGGCCGCTTTATTGACCCGTCATCTCAATGTGCGCCTCCTAAAAACAGCAAACGTAAGGCTAAGAAACCACCTAATAGCAGAGCGAAAGCGCAGAAATCTGTGGATCCCGGACAAATAGCATATAGTGCCACACCACAATCAACCGTAGACCCCTTTTTAGCTTCATCCAATGGTCCCCCTTCTATGTCCACCGTTACAACAACAGTTACATCAAATAACAGCAGCAACCTGTCCTGTATTTCATCTCAGTGGTCTAGCCTGCCCGCGTTCACTGCTTTCTCTCCCGAGACGACTGTCCCAGCACACGCATCTTCCCCTCAAGAAAGTGTGCCACCTCCCTACCAATGGCACTCTGGTCTGTCTCCTTACACATATGAGATCGTAAGGCTACCGTCCAATGTACAAAAATGCTATGGCTGCAGTACTGCGTTTTGCGCAAAGTACAGAAACGCTCCTGATAATTTAGTCATAAAACATATTGATAGGCGAGTTATAGGCAAGAATTCTGCTGGAAATTTAATATATGGTAGTGATTTCACAAACACTTACTACCATCCCAACATATCTCACATTAAGCGCAAAAATCCTGTATTCACTGGCCTTGTTTACATCTCACCACATTTATACAACTCTCTGGATGCCCGTTGCCGTCAAGTGCTTGATTCGTTTCAGTTAAATATATTACTAAAATAG
- the LOC137999232 gene encoding uncharacterized protein isoform X1, whose translation MNNQLSFRIQEAGLEVYYDPPRDGDCFYHAAARQLGSSCEAAKNKVFEYLKSNRLNARGDDRMEFICEVDLGNHKVPSDWHKALAVLRKNYVTSMVIQAFADCMRHKIVIVTENGDEDYIKIIEPEGISVGTLYFAHRGEHYVALRPMQSPVFDLPIKEEVQESYCPGVSVVRGKKIVLDVDDGSPEKTAVSEEKVPVSYQKYKCDYCAVTCRSHAKLTRHLKNSHPPTTIKSRRQVEIVAISSSDDESQSTPEVVLVCDSPVKSPKKQLPHSELDKTSRRRTFDINDNDGDKNNVENNQESDINEDDDRSVNVEYTAGDNSDDSDGDLLESPFQKKKKQRKVTEEMWAGVKAEVVEHLPDGIDGLRVFKVPFKHDEKEGRDALRDGRKWKKNCPTQWKGHNRVRYADCSGSHKCCSARCPFRLEFGVVNTTQFSTKKGGSVVCSACNQRALFVKCPARRYISCGSRFTKVFHYGQHTCPVIKPLKKNKTQVRQLIRDNPKIKPSEIQSACVLSAFREQADWSTVEKEVEATLDRQWLSNVKKEMKRKTEPLGHDFEAVVTFKQYCDKKDSFYIYKINDRRGNPDRPSFVFKMGMQKANMAMKMDRNGDHFLKDEFCYFDGKRKRCRGFVTLKASIYHSLLRKQIPLAVMEAESEDTTNIELFWTLFNEVLQNVSGQKDYKFNPVGWCTDMAGVNFAAISKVFGDESAQRMKSCEFHFKDQRNKKAQRLQTDSSDRFKELCDELLKSATEVGYTKAKAALDNFIEESEDHTFLKTWVSWWHERRGFIFRAFAPSNAPEMNQAEVIHAGWAHRDSPNLSLLDVCHADVRDSVIVDTELQTYQAAIRTSGTGPSLAECKRRQHVKELEKAKRIGKELFEDSHDGRFIDPSSQCAPPKNSKRKAKKPPNSRAKAQKSVDPGQIAYSATPQSTVDPFLASSNGPPSMSTVTTTVTSNNSSNLSCISSQWSSLPAFTAFSPETTVPAHASSPQESVPPPYQWHSGLSPYTYEIVRLPSNVQKCYGCSTAFCAKYRNAPDNLVIKHIDRRVIGKNSAGNLIYGSDFTNTYYHPNISHIKRKNPVFTGLVYISPHLYNSLDARCRQVLDSFQLNILLK comes from the exons ATGAATAACCAACTGAGTTTCAGAATCCAAGAAGCTGGATTGGAAGTGTACTACGATCCTCCCAGGGATGGAGACTGTTTTTATCATGCAGCTGCTCGTCAATTGGGTTCTAGCTGCGAGGCTGCCAAGAACAAAGTGTTTGAATACTTGAAAAGTAATCGTTTGAAT GCGCGAGGAGACGACCGCATGGAATTTATATGTGAAGTGGACCTGGGAAATCACAAGGTGCCTTCCGATTGGCATAAAGCCTTGGCTGTTCTTAGGAAAAATTACGTAACTTCCATGGTGATCCAAGCTTTTGCTGACTGTATGCGGCACAAAATAGTTATTGTCACCGAAAACGgg GATGAGGATTACATCAAGATCATAGAGCCTGAGGGGATATCGGTTGGAACATTGTACTTTGCGCATAGAGGGGAACATTATGTGGCTCTCAGACCGATGCAA AGCCCTGTATTCGACTTGCCAATTAAGGAGGAAGTCCAAGAAAGTTACTGTCCTGGAGTGAGTGTCGTAAGAGGGAAGAAAATTGTTTTGGATGTGGACGATGGCTCTCCTGAAAAGACCGCCGTTTCAGAGGAAAAGGTTCCAGTCTCTTATCAG AAGTACAAGTGTGATTATTGTGCGGTCACTTGTCGTTCCCACGCTAAGCTCACGAGGCATCTCAAGAACAGCCATCCACCAACCACAATTAAGTCAAGG CGCCAAGTTGAAATAGTGGCCATCAGTTCTTCAGACGACGAATCCCAAAGCACACCTGAAGTTGTTTTGGTCTGCGATTCCCCAGTGAAGAGTCCAAAAAAACAGTTACCCCATTCGGAATTGGACAAAACTAG tCGCAGAAGGACATTTGATATCAATGACAATGATGGCGACAAGAACAACGTTGAAAATAATCAGGAGAGTGACATCAATGAAGACGATGACAGGAGTGTGAATGTTGAGTACACTGCTGGTGATAACAGTGATGACAGTGATGGAGACTTACTTGAATCTccctttcaaaagaaaaaaaagcaaaggaaagtTACAGAGGAAATGTGGGCTGGAGTGAAAGCAGAGGTGGTAGAACATTTGCCAGATGGTATTGACGGCTTGAGGGTGTTCAAGGTGCCGTTCAAACATGACGAAAAAGAAGGTAGAGATGCCCTCAGGGACGGTAGAAAGTGGAAAAAGAACTGCCCAACCCAATGGAAAGGACACAATCGTGTGCGATATGCGGATTGCAGTGGGTCACACAAATGCTGCAGTGCGCGCTGTCCTTTTAGGTTGGAGTTCGGTGTGGTCAATACGACACAATTTAGCACAAAAAAAGGTGGCAGCGTCGTATGTAGCGCCTGCAACCAACGAGCGCTATTTGTAAAATGTCCAGCACGCCGGTATATCAGCTGCGGCTCCCGTTTCACTAAAGTCTTCCATTACGGCCAGCATACGTGTCCTGTAATCAAACCcctgaagaaaaacaaaacccaaGTTAGGCAGCTCATCCGGGACAACCCCAAAATTAAACCGTCGGAAATCCAGTCGGCCTGTGTGTTGTCTGCCTTTCGCGAGCAAGCTGATTGGTCAACAGTAGAGAAGGAAGTAGAGGCTACCCTTGACCGACAAtggctttcaaacgtaaaaaaagaaatgaagagaAAAACAGAACCGCTAGGCCATGATTTTGAAGCAGTTGTGACATTTAAGCAATATTGCGATAAAAAGGATAgtttctacatatataaaatcaaTGACCGCAGGGGGAATCCCGATCGACCCTCCTTTGTCTTCAAAATGGGAATGCAAAAAGCCAATATGGCCATGAAAATGGACAGAAATGGCGACCATTTTCTAAAGGACGAGTTTTGTTACTTTGATGGGAAAAGGAAACGTTGTCGTGGTTTCGTCACTCTTAAAGCAAGCATTTATCACTCGTTACTTAGAAAGCAGATTCCCCTAGCTGTAATGGAGGCGGAAAGCGAAGACACTACGAACATTGAACTCTTTTGGACCCTGTTTAATGAGGTTTTGCAAAACGTTTCGGGGCAAAAGGACTACAAGTTTAATCCAGTCGGCTGGTGCACCGATATGGCGGGGGTCAACTTCGCAGCTATATCCAAGGTGTTTGGCGATGAGTCTGCGCAGCGCATGAAGTCTTGCGAGTTTCACTTCAAAGATCAACGAAATAAAAAAGCGCAGAGATTGCAAACTGATAGCAGTGACCGTTTCAAGGAACTTTGCGACGAGCTTCTCAAAAGCGCAACTGAAGTGGGTTATACTAAAGCAAAAGCTGCCCTTGATAATTTCATCGAAGAGAGTGAAGACcatacttttttaaaaacatggGTGTCGTGGTGGCACGAGAGACGCGGATTCATCTTTAGGGCTTTTGCTCCAAGTAATGCCCCGGAGATGAATCAAGCTGAAGTTATACATGCTGGGTGGGCACACAGGGACTCCCCAAACTTGAGCCTTCTAGACGTCTGCCACGCGGATGTCCGTGATAGCGTCATTGTCGATACAGAACTACAAACATACCAGGCCGCCATTCGAACATCAGGCACAGGACCCTCACTAGCGGAGTGCAAGAGAAGGCAGCATGTCAAGGAACTCGAGAAGGCGAAGCGAATAGGAAAGGAATTATTTGAGGACAGCCACGATGGCCGCTTTATTGACCCGTCATCTCAATGTGCGCCTCCTAAAAACAGCAAACGTAAGGCTAAGAAACCACCTAATAGCAGAGCGAAAGCGCAGAAATCTGTGGATCCCGGACAAATAGCATATAGTGCCACACCACAATCAACCGTAGACCCCTTTTTAGCTTCATCCAATGGTCCCCCTTCTATGTCCACCGTTACAACAACAGTTACATCAAATAACAGCAGCAACCTGTCCTGTATTTCATCTCAGTGGTCTAGCCTGCCCGCGTTCACTGCTTTCTCTCCCGAGACGACTGTCCCAGCACACGCATCTTCCCCTCAAGAAAGTGTGCCACCTCCCTACCAATGGCACTCTGGTCTGTCTCCTTACACATATGAGATCGTAAGGCTACCGTCCAATGTACAAAAATGCTATGGCTGCAGTACTGCGTTTTGCGCAAAGTACAGAAACGCTCCTGATAATTTAGTCATAAAACATATTGATAGGCGAGTTATAGGCAAGAATTCTGCTGGAAATTTAATATATGGTAGTGATTTCACAAACACTTACTACCATCCCAACATATCTCACATTAAGCGCAAAAATCCTGTATTCACTGGCCTTGTTTACATCTCACCACATTTATACAACTCTCTGGATGCCCGTTGCCGTCAAGTGCTTGATTCGTTTCAGTTAAATATATTACTAAAATAG